One Drosophila willistoni isolate 14030-0811.24 chromosome XL unlocalized genomic scaffold, UCI_dwil_1.1 Seg142, whole genome shotgun sequence genomic region harbors:
- the LOC6653067 gene encoding UPF0729 protein GD16342: MVCVPCFIIPLLLYIWHKFIQPIILRYWNPWEKKDAQGNIIKAGPDFPFECKGGVCPFVPGSKGKDLTVNTDNDTRENTTTSTTTADSRSTAEPVSTSETKKQI; this comes from the coding sequence ATGGTGTGTGTGCCTTGCTTCATAATTCCGTTGCTCCTCTACATTTGGCACAAATTCATTCAGCCCATAATTCTACGCTACTGGAACCCCTGGGAGAAGAAGGATGCCCAGGGAAATATAATTAAAGCGGGGCCCGATTTCCCATTCGAGTGCAAGGGTGGCGTGTGTCCCTTTGTCCCCGGTAGCAAGGGCAAAGATCTAACAGTAAATACTGACAACGATACCCGGGAAAATACAACAACATCGACCACGACAGCTGACTCAAGGTCGACCGCTGAGCCCGTCTCCACCTCGGAAACGAAGAAGCAAATCTAG
- the LOC6653068 gene encoding uncharacterized protein LOC6653068 — protein sequence MSSADDDIPGTSSSAAAAKTTDYAKKYKRSKSRLSKSSKFTSHSPDRKHNLFHHRSPTSLRDRVLLANANAVERALSVSTGDLSDSTTTTSGSSGSTTTSSGSSSSSSGSSSPTPSSEPKPGAIRKPKKKKTKKSKDRRNSRDSVLIGFSGSFPNLSSTQSIDSESERQPSPGDLRSIGASGLGIFPPERYETELAEQQQKHLDSPSASSSISDPNSTATTPTPTAMQQPISIPTPIPASPSDEQATLTTETTATSSCINLISTTKITPSAIAYSPAKVEEPKPEPKPELEDQQTDLPRTIEPDQEQQKENVIPKTEIGKPMEEATPQDDDEIDKDVLRIRKRSASGGIIQKAEGEGNGDVAGHEDPKQDRQHLQAKRKKISALPSGCGLSGRSKSFSVASSTERDADASRQRSLSEANVSLIDNVNFVHKPQKVELEEQVVHKKEEEQEEEAEEQHQQEQEKKPLNPQVDINADEPHAPPSGLLLSKTKEEETSATVKRSERLSAQQTRRPPTPKLKPTDEHYRLPFAHGWKRELVLPSTDTHRRSGDVFFISPEGRKFRSREDIIPQLKGDLTIDHFCFQRVSQEVGPEFELVRRAVPVNARSQPSFFSSTPAVSGKRVPKPKVPKGASPPPEGWTPTMAVKGNARAIAATASTNGSNSSSVGHSQAGATSVNSSRKRSAQISSKHTAAKQQPSPPAAAAAPLKLPNQSQSQDSSFDNDADNEAEVEDEDGNVSGASMLEISEQMEQPGQLPPAQLLSDNVLSPDTPRWQEIVVIGGRKAISILDNPPRISTRRSSPVVPQAVIDGWNSKYDQLYNKRIAGPKKLNQNAILESLGNAHNGCQVLMGIMKTMTLKERANMSHVCKTWAMISRDRSVWKSVTLRDTYISSWIICMRELARHRTRDLDMMGMILAKPELRLTGDLRILKSLRVLRTDPSDAEFLHLVFKHLTQLLELRSICTSNSLSLSNLESMHGLKVLRLHMIDPSAKINSLGTLGQLTNLTELCVRGATNLDEMEIAQLKALTKLETLVLGSCLDVDRVQLGQEVLPALTNLRHFRLENEHKLMDVFPIHDIMQGLSAAGQVKRLELVNVDVDEDFGHLMAKCKNLEELLLMPKCMHNTANMTNAVMQAVSDNADQLRVLRMGLATQLLSATNYLCKGKDVVPVRRPVPGIPANDHLNFCSDDCHETDHGQCVAYLPMERLESILHHMMPQAWLSVAKIAMRDTTKLQFLKRPDVGKPMNRELQQQRQQLNQDPMLKEPKPTAP from the exons ATGAGCTCAGCGGATGATGATATTCCTGGTACGTCGTCGTCAGCGGCTGCTGCCAAAACCACCGACTATGCCAAGAAATACAAGCGTTCGAAGTCTCGATTAAGTAAATCCTCAAAATTCACATCTCACTCACCGGATAGGAAGCACAATCTATTCCATCATCGTAGTCCGACCAGTCTACGGGATCGTGTCTTGCTGGCCAATGCCAATGCTGTGGAACGGGCCTTGTCGGTGTCCACTGGTGATTTGAGCGATAGCACTACTACCACTAGCGGCAGTAGCGGTAGCACCACTACCTCCAGCGGCTcctccagcagcagcagcggctcATCGTCGCCCACACCGTCCAGTGAACCTAAACCTGGTG CCATACGAAAACCGAAGAAAAAGAAGACCAAAAAATCCAAGGATCGTCGCAATTCGAGAGATTCAgttttaattggattttcgGGAAGCTTTCCAAATTTATCCTCAACCCAAAGCATCGATTCGGAATCGGAGAGACAG CCGTCTCCTGGCGATCTTAGGTCAATTGGTGCCAGCGGCCTGGGCATTTTTCCACCAGAACGTTATGAGACAGAGCTGGCggaacagcagcaaaagcatTTGGACTCTCCATCCGCATCCTCATCAATCTCTGATCCGAATTCAACTGCTACTACACCGACACCAACAGCCATGCAACAGCCAATTTCAATCCCTACACCGATCCCAGCATCCCCATCAGATGAACAAGCAACTctaacaacagaaacaacagcaacatcaagtTGCATTAATCTGATATCGACAACTAAGATCACTCCAAGTGCAATTGCATATTCCCCGGCAAAAGTAGAGGAACCAAAACCAGAACCTAAACCAGAACTAGAGGACCAACAAACTGATCTACCACGCACCATTGAACCAGACCAAGAGCAACAGAAG GAAAATGTTATTCCAAAGACGGAAATAGGAAAGCCTATGGAGGAAGCAACACCACAAGACGATGATGAAATCGATAAAGATGTTTTACGTATACGTAAACGAAGTGCTTCTGGTGGCATTATCCAGAAGGCAGAGGGGGAAGGCAACGGAGATGTTGCTGGCCATGAAGATCCGAAACAGGATAGGCAACATTTACAAGCTAAGCGTAAAAAAATATCAGCATTGCCATCAGGATGCGGACTAAGTGGACGCTCCAAATCATTCAGTGTCGCGAGTAGCACAGAACGTGATGCGGATGCGAGCAGACAACGATCTCTGAGTGAGGCAAATGTGTCATTAATAGACAATGTTAATTTTGTGCATAAACCACAGAAAGTGGAGCTGGAAGAACAAGTAGTGCACaagaaggaggaggagcaggaagaggaggcggaggagcagcATCAACAGGAGCAGGAGAAGAAACCGCTCAACCCCCAAGTAGATATAAATGCAGATGAACCACACGCACCGCCAAGTGGTTTGCTTTTGTCGAAAACCAAGGAGGAAGAGACGTCGGCCACCGTTAAAAGGTCGGAGCGACTGTCGGCTCAGCAGACGCGTCGTCCACCGACACCGAAATTAAAGCCAACCGATGAACACTATCGCCTTCCTTTTGCCCATGGCTGGAAACGTGAACTGGTCTTGCCCAGCACCGATACCCATCGACGGTCCGGCGATGTGTTCTTCATCTCGCCCGAGGGTCGCAAGTTTCGGTCACGTGAAGACATTATACCCCAACTCAAGGGCGATCTGACAATTGATCACTTTTGCTTTCAACGCGTTTCACAAGAAGTGGGTCCAGAGTTTGAGCTAGTGCGTCGTGCTGTGCCGGTCAATGCGAGGTCGCAGCCCAGTTTCTTCTCATCCACGCCGGCAGTGTCCGGTAAACGGGTGCCCAAACCGAAGGTACCCAAGGGAGCTAGTCCCCCGCCTGAAGGATGGACACCCACCATGGCCGTTAAAGGCAATGCCCGAGCAATAGCGGCGACGGCGTCCACCAATGGGTCAAATAGTTCAAGTGTGGGCCATTCTCAAGCCGGTGCCACTAGTGTAAACTCTTCGCGCAAGCGTAG TGCGCAGATATCCAGCAAGCATACGGCAGCGAAACAGCAACCATCtccaccagcagcagctgcagcaccATTAAAGCTTCCTAaccagagtcagagtcaggaTTCTTCATTTGATAACGACGCCGACAACGAAGCCGAAGTGGAAGATGAAGATGGCAATGTCAGTGGCGCTAGTATGCTCGAAATAAGCGAGCAAATGGAACAACCGGGTCAATTGCCTCCTGCCCAATTGCTTAGTGATAACGTCCTAAGTCCTGACACGCCTCGCTGGCAGGAGATTGTGGTCATTGGTGGCCGTAaagcaatttcaattttggACAATCCGCCAAGAATTTCAACTCGTCGTTCCTCTCCCGT AGTTCCCCAAGCGGTAATAGATGGCTGGAATAGTAAATACGATCAACTCTATAACAAGCGCATAGCAGGACCCAAGAAATTGAATCAGAATGCAATATTGGAGAGTTTGGGCAATGCTCATAATGGCTGTCAAGTCCTAATGGGCATTATGAAAACTATGACCCTTAAG GAACGTGCCAATATGTCACATGTGTGCAAAACCTGGGCCATGATCAGTCGGGATAGAAGTGTCTGGAAATCCGTCACCCTAAGGGATACTTATATTAGTAGTTGGATTATTTGCATGCGAGAGTTGGCTCGTCATCGCACAAGGGATCTGGACATGATGGGCATGATATTGGCTAAACCGGAATTGCGATTGACCGGTGATTTGCGTATATTAAAATCTCTAAGAGTGTTACGCACCGATCCCAGTGATGCGGAGTTTTTGCATTTGGTATTTAAGCATCTGACACAGCTGCTGGAACTGCGTTCCATTTGCACCAGCAACTCGCTCAGTCTGTCGAATCTGGAGTCGATGCATGGACTGAAGGTACTACGACTGCACATGATTGATCCCTCAGCGAAAATCAATTCATTGGGCACGCTCGGGCAACTGACCAACTTGACCGAGCTGTGTGTGCGCGGAGCTACAAATCTGGATGAAATGGAGATCGCTCAGCTGAAGGCATTGACCAAACTGGAGACTCTGGTGTTGGGATCTTGTTTGGATGTGGATCGGGTGCAACTGGGCCAAGAGGTATTGCCAGCTCTTACGAATCTTCGACATTTTCGACTGGAGAACGAACACAAGCTCATGGATGTTTTTCCCATACACGACATAATGCAGGGCTTGTCTGCTGCTGGTCAGGTCAAACGGTTGGAATTGGTcaatgtggatgtggatgagGATTTCGGGCATCTAATGGCCAAATGCAAGAACTTGGAGGAACTCCTGTTAATGCCCAAATGTATGCATAATACAGCCAATATGACCAATGCTGTGATGCAAGCGGTCAGCGATAATGCTGATCAGTTAAGGGTTCTTCGGATGGGCCTCGCGACTCAGCTACTAAGTGCCACGAATTATCTGTGCAAGGGCAAAGATGTGGTGCCAGTGCGTCGACCCGTTCCAGGCATTCCTGCCAATGATCACTTAAACTTCTGCTCCGACGATTGCCATGAAACTGATCATGGCCAGTGTGTGGCATATTTACCAATGGAACGCCTCGAATCTATTTTGCATCACATGATGCCGCAGGCCTGGCTAAGTGTGGCCAAAATAGCCATGCGTGACACAACAAAGCTTCAGTTCCTCAAACGGCCAGATGTTGGCAAACCAATGAACCGGGaattgcagcagcagcggcagcagctgaATCAAGATCCTATGCTCAAAGAACCAAAACCAACAGCTCCTTGA
- the LOC6653070 gene encoding uncharacterized protein LOC6653070, translating to MEMARQWTNWFVGSWLTNWIEGSTNCDLEFDELDDNHQESAGILTATLISLSMAGLFICINLFTNGPKAQPQLKSTARTTRRQRQRERRNSNPEQMLILTELLTTTDEEIESRPWHDLMPTTDDDDDVIDTSQVRHRSNTFFDLVVDTD from the coding sequence ATGGAAATGGCACGACAATGGACAAATTGGTTCGTTGGCTCGTGGCTAACTAACTGGATTGAAGGCTCCACAAATTGTGATCTAGAATTCGATGAGCTGGACGACAACCACCAGGAATCGGCTGGCATACTGACGGCTACATTGATATCCCTCAGCATGGCCGGATTATTTATTTGCATCAATCTCTTTACCAATGGTCCCAAGGCTCAGCCACAGCTCAAATCCACAGCCAGGACAACACGACGACAAAGGCAACGAGAACGTCGTAATTCCAATCCAGAGCAAATGCTCATCCTGACGGAGCTTCTAACCACAACCGATGAGGAGATCGAAAGTCGTCCTTGGCATGATCTCATGCCGACAaccgatgatgacgatgatgtcATCGATACATCACAAGTTAGGCATAGGAGTAATACCTTCTTCGATTTGGTTGTAGACACGGACTAG